The genomic segment TCCGAAAACATGTTTGATCGACAGCGTTTCGGATTTGCAAAGAGTAGGGCTTCCATGCATTGTAAAACCTTCAACAGGGAGCGGTGGCAGTGTTTCTGTTTTTTTTGCCGGTTCCTCTGATGAAGCTATGATTTATGCAGAATATATTCGGCGTAATGGAGGTGTTCCCATTGCACAGGAGTATGTGGATATTCAGGAAGGGGAGTTTACAGTAGGAGTGCTTTCTTACCCGGACGGCAGTATTGCTTCATCCATTGCCATGCAAAGAAGCCTTGGAGCAAAATTGTCCGTTGCATACAGCGGACGCGGTGCAATTATTTCAAGTGGGTATTCGCAGGGCTATATTGATTATTTCCCCGACCTGTGTGCACAGGCAGAAAGAATTGCAAGTTCTGTTGGAAGTGTGGGGCCGCTCAATGTGCAGGGGCGTTTGCGCAATGGGGTTTTCCTTCCTTTTGAGATTAATCCCCGCTTTTCGGCTTCAACATATTTGAGAGCTCTTGCCGGTTTTAATGAGATCGATCTTTATCTCCAGCACATACAAACTGGAAAACGGGTTGATTCGGTTACGATCCAGCCAGGATGGTATCTAAGAAGTTTGACGGAACAGTTTGTCGCAGGAGATCAGTTAAAATGAAAATTAGCTGGATTACGGATTGTCTGGGTACCGCCCCATACGATGCCGCAACGAATGAAAATAATGTAACAATTATTGATGTGAGAGATTTGGTTGATAAGCCTGGCAATACAGCCTTGTTAGTGCTGGAAAAAGTTGAAGAGGGAGTTAGTGCTTTGCAGGATGGACAGCGTATTGTTGTCTGCTGTGATTATGGGATGTCCAGAAGTAATGCCGTTGCTGCAGGCATACTTGCTAATTATAAGAAAGATGATTTTGATAAATGCCTGCAACTTGTCATGGAAAAAACAAATGAGAAGGAATTGAAACTTGGTCCTGTAATGGCCGTGCGCGGTGCACTTGAATTCTCTTTACACAGACCGAGAATTGATGAATCACGGCCTAATCTTCTCATGACAGGAGGAAGCGGTTTTATAGGGCAAGCATTTCAAGCGGCAGCGACTGATGAGTTTGTTGTATGGGCACCACAGCAAGCAGAGCTTAACCTGCTGGAAGGCAGTACAAAGCTTGCTTTGCTGGTTGAAAAATATGGAGTTGACCGAATTGTTCATTTAGCTAACCCAAGAATATATACATCCAGTATGGCTATGGGGCAGACCCTCACCATGCTCCGCAATGTGATAGATGTATGCATAACCATGGAGATCCCTTTGCTTTATTTGTCTAATTGGGAAGTTTTTTCCGGTTATACAGGAACTTTGTGGGTGGACGAAG from the Desulfobotulus pelophilus genome contains:
- a CDS encoding NAD-dependent epimerase/dehydratase family protein, whose protein sequence is MKISWITDCLGTAPYDAATNENNVTIIDVRDLVDKPGNTALLVLEKVEEGVSALQDGQRIVVCCDYGMSRSNAVAAGILANYKKDDFDKCLQLVMEKTNEKELKLGPVMAVRGALEFSLHRPRIDESRPNLLMTGGSGFIGQAFQAAATDEFVVWAPQQAELNLLEGSTKLALLVEKYGVDRIVHLANPRIYTSSMAMGQTLTMLRNVIDVCITMEIPLLYLSNWEVFSGYTGTLWVDEATPFLPKGPYGETKLLAELLIGHHVRTTGLRCTMLRSSPVYGKGSDRPKFIFNFFDKAARHAIIRTHRYSNGEPMLDLLHVDDLVTAIIAAIRSQYIGVLNIGTGNLTSTSDLARMLIQKLNSRSSIEQAIINDTTARIAMNWALAQKEIHWVPKIQLEDGIEDIFEYILG
- a CDS encoding ATP-grasp domain-containing protein; translation: MHKQKIMIAGIGGASLGTEICKALILAGSYEVYGCDISSTAYGMYDSAFMATYKINKNQYIESIVDVCKSAGVRWLVPGGERPMTLLGGVKERLYAEGITLIANSSETVALCSDKEATFQHLKDAGISAPKTCLIDSVSDLQRVGLPCIVKPSTGSGGSVSVFFAGSSDEAMIYAEYIRRNGGVPIAQEYVDIQEGEFTVGVLSYPDGSIASSIAMQRSLGAKLSVAYSGRGAIISSGYSQGYIDYFPDLCAQAERIASSVGSVGPLNVQGRLRNGVFLPFEINPRFSASTYLRALAGFNEIDLYLQHIQTGKRVDSVTIQPGWYLRSLTEQFVAGDQLK